From a region of the Euwallacea similis isolate ESF13 chromosome 19, ESF131.1, whole genome shotgun sequence genome:
- the LOC136415024 gene encoding putative fatty acyl-CoA reductase CG5065 gives MVIQKFSTSTSSASKILPMAAISANGPVAAIQGSVADFYSGKTVFITGGTGFMGKVLLEKLLRSCPGVLNIYLLIRPKRGQNAQERLQELLCSPLFDPLRKERPNDLSKVLPIEGDITQPELAISPTDRLLLSRSVNVVFHSAATVKFDEKLKLSVTINMLGTQRLVELCKRMSNLEALIHVSTAYCNCDRMEVKEVIYPPPIGPDQVVSVVEALDEDLVDSLTPKLIGNRPNTYTFTKALAECWLKDNKGDLPLVIVRPSIVLSSKDGPLKGWVDNWNGPTGIIAAAGKGFFRTMLCQKTKKADLVPVDTVINLMIVSAWRIAGAKTKEIPIYNCVTGQRKPITWNDFIGICFKYLRRHPLKEIMWYPDGSVTASKTVNTVNRCFLHWIPAYIMDSLVWLSGGKPIMIKVQNKLSKAADCLEYFTTQQWEFDDENVRALSQTLGEADKNEFCFDVVTIDWEKYLENYILGIRRFIFKEDASSIPKARKQISKLFMVYRLLQMVGVMITWHFLALRYAPLRRLWSNALRLLLRLATMLPFM, from the exons ATGGTGATTCAGAAGTTTTCTACGAGCACCAGTAGCGCATCGAAAATCCTTCCAATGGCTGCCATCAGCGCGAACGGGCCAGTGGCGGCTATCCAGGGGTCAGTCGCTGATTTTTACAGCGGGAAAACCGTGTTTATTACCGGAGGCACTGGTTTCATGGGCAAG gttCTATTAGAGAAGTTGCTGAGGAGCTGCCCGGGAGTCTTAAACATATATCTTTTAATTAGACCGAAAAGAGGCCAAAATGCACAAGAACGCCTTCAGGAACTTTTGTGTTCACCG tTATTCGACCCTCTTCGCAAAGAACGACCAAATGACCTCTCCAAAGTGCTGCCGATCGAGGGCGACATAACGCAACCTGAGTTAGCCATCAGTCCAACCGACCGATTATTGTTATCCAGGTCCGTAAACGTAGTATTTCATAGCGCTGCCACAgtaaaatttgacgaaaaaCTGAAGTTGTCCGTGACGATAAACATGCTCGGCACTCAGCGATTGGTCGAGCTCTGCAAAAGAATGTCCAACCTCGAGGCTTTG ATCCACGTTTCGACGGCCTACTGCAACTGTGACCGCATGGAGGTAAAAGAAGTGATCTACCCACCGCCAATAGGGCCGGATCAGGTGGTTTCGGTGGTGGAGGCTCTGGATGAAGATTTGGTGGACTCGCTCACGCCCAAATTGATAGGCAATCGCCCCAACACATACACCTTCACGAAGGCGCTGGCCGAGTGCTGGTTGAAGGACAATAAGGGTGACTTGCCTCTAGTAATTGTGAGACCCAGTATAGTCTTGAGCAGTAAGGACGGGCCCTTGAAGGGTTGGGTCGATAATTGGAATGGACCTACCG GGATCATTGCAGCCGCCGGAAAAGGCTTTTTCCGAACGATGCTGTGCCAGAAAACCAAAAAGGCCGATCTAGTTCCCGTTGACACCGTCATCAATTTGATGATCGTGTCGGCCTGGAGGATAGCCGGCGCCAAGACGAAGGAGATACCGATTTATAACTGCGTCACAG GACAAAGGAAACCGATCACGTGGAATGATTTCATTGGGATCTGCTTCAAGTACTTGAGGAGACACCCTCTGAAAGAGATCATGTGGTACCCGGACGGGTCGGTGACGGCTTCGAAGACTGTCAATACAGTGAACAGGTGCTTCCTACATTGGATACCCGCTTATATCATGGATTCGTTGGTCTGGCTGAGTGGAGGAAAACCCAT cATGATCAAAGTGCAAAATAAACTGAGCAAAGCAGCCGACTGTCTGGAGTACTTCACGACGCAACAATGGGAATTTGACGATGAAAACGTGAGGGCATTAAGTCAGACCCTCGGCGAGGCGGACAAGAATGAATTCTGCTTCGACGTGGTTACTATCGATTGGGAGAAATACTTAGAAAACTACATTCTGGGAATTAGACG GTTTATCTTCAAAGAAGACGCATCCTCAATCCCAAAAGCCCGAAAACAAATCTCCAAGCTGTTTATGGTATACCGGCTGCTACAAATGGTGGGGGTAATGATCACGTGGCACTTCCTGGCACTCAGGTACGCCCCTTTGAGGCGGTTGTGGTCGAACGCACTACGGCTACTTTTACGTCTGGCTACCATGCTGCCCTTTATGTAA
- the LOC136415152 gene encoding PCNA-associated factor-like: MVRTGAAGIRVSSGRSSKKVGGASTSATPKATKSGGSSSWKLPPIPHTETPQWQKPITNFFKLNSPLKEQENDNEEKHETDFKDNAEEPDKKKRRIEGDEGANEIIKEEKENVVAGKVEEPTACSSSHIDARP; encoded by the exons ATGGTAAGAACAGGTGCAGCTGGAATTAGag TGAGCAGTGGAAGATCCTCCAAAAAAGTTGGAGGAGCCAGTACCTCAGCAACCCCCAAGGCTACTAAATCTGGCG GCTCGTCTTCATGGAAATTACCACCCATACCTCACACAGAGACCCCACAATGGCAAAAACCCAtaacgaatttttttaagttaaacaGCCCTTTAAAGGAACAGGAAAAtgataatgaagaaaaacatgAAACAGATTTCAAGGATAATGCAGAGGAACCAGATAAAAAGAAACGCAGGATTGAAGGCGATGAAGGAGCAAATGAAATAatcaaagaagaaaaagaaaatgtagtCGCTGGAAAGGTTGAAGAACCTACAGCCTGTAGTTCCAGTCACATTGACGCAAGGCCCTAG
- the PrBP gene encoding retinal rod rhodopsin-sensitive cGMP 3',5'-cyclic phosphodiesterase subunit delta: MRRMTGEDDQQRAGQIFQAFQVNWIILRDADSGKVFWHGQEDISQPDVEHEARVPKNILKCRAVSREFSFSSKEQIQNFRLEQKVLFKGRCLEEWYFEFGFVMPESTNTWQSIMEAAPESQMMPASVLNGNVIVETKFFDDDLLICTSRVKLYYV; encoded by the exons ATGAGAAGGATGACTGGGGAAGACGACCAACAGCGGGCCGGCCAAATATTTCAAGCTTTCCAAGTGAACTGGATAATTCTCCGAGACGCAGACTCTGGTAAGGTCTTCTGGCACGGACAGGAAGATATCAGTCAGCCCGACGTAGAACATGAGGCCCGAGTGCCCAAAAACATCCTCAAATGTCGTGCTGTATCTCGAGAGTTTAGTTTTAG TTCCAAAGAGCAGATACAAAACTTTCGGCTGGAACAAAAGGTTCTGTTTAAGGGAAGGTGCCTTGAAGAGTGGTACTTTGAATTTGGTTTCGTTATGCCAGAATCAACAAATACATGGCAGTCTATTATGGAGGCTGCACCTGAATCCCAAATGATGCCTGCCTCAGTTCTGAATGGCAATGTGATAGTTGAGACTAAGTTCTTTGATGATGACCTGCTCATTTGCACATCAAGGGTTAAACTATATTATGTGTGA
- the Rev1 gene encoding DNA repair protein Rev1, translated as MCGRGRRKLKDKSEKELNDGFEDWKGYMAAKQAKLLDQFHTNTVEKISAIFSGVHILVNGLTHPPAAELKALMAAHGGEYHMYQSSTTTHIIASNLPNVKIKHLGAVPVVKPAWITESIALNKLLDYRRYLLYTNQSRLQPALNFPIATNDKSFPKKQGSDDSSVDTKAELKVTKTASDPRFLEEFYNNSRLHLISTLGAEFKQLVSQLREKSCGQFLGREKLKAKSESNLPTPKSVVMHIDMDCFFVSVGLRKHPELRGQPVAITHARSGVINSSDPTRQTIREQEFALYEELLPEGTASRVANIKEKIDGLASMSEIASCSYEAREFGIKNGMFMGQAIKLCPNLKTLPYDFEGYKEVSNTLYHTVASYTLDIEAVSCDEMYVDVRQVLQDTGLAVQEWATHIRTEIMDITGCPCSTGFGANRLQARLATRKAKPAGQYYLEPDDVESYMSEISLADLPGVGRATLAKLAHLGFNTCGDLQQRGSVRLLQSELGAKLGERVWEQAHGQDSKPLDFNHERKSVSAEVNYGIRFKMKEECYNFLQSLSVEVFSRLSEINMKARGLTLKLLVRAEGAPVETAKFLGHGVCDAITKSSMSNLLYSNSDIIYKEAKVIYDKLNVAFGELRGVGIQLTKLEKTAPINKALSNFLRGGALKKDSNSSENASLNVKVVVPTGEVNTSSAKTSINKLKGRGAKKKVEKKLITNKTMMSFLTTAKPTDNAQSLVKTSSHHQALRVESSKKPHNSFIDMEVLKELPDDIRREVMREYGLELKDLNPKEISCRDINESASTSINEVTPAKNASPFANKPWEQVKEGIKMWIRTEAEPSSVDAEMLANYLKDLALGRHIEILQSAFNFLYRTFSGLSCTWHKVYYALVNGVQQGMVARYGKTLYIAKSDFSCCHNQ; from the exons ATGTGTGGAAGAGGCCGAAGAAAACTAAAAGACAAAAGTGAAAAAGAACTGAATGATGGATTTGAAGATTGG AAAGGATATATGGCCGCAAAACAAGCCAAACTTTTAGACCAATTTCACACCAACACAGTGGAAAAGATCTCTGCTATATTTTCTGGGGTGCACATATTAGTTAATGGCTTGACCCATCCTCCTGCCGCTGAATTAAAAGCCCTAATGGCTGCCCATGGGGGCGAGTATCACATGTATCAATCCTCCACTACAACGCACATTATAGCCTCCAATTTACCCAATGTTAAA ATAAAGCATTTAGGGGCTGTGCCAGTGGTTAAACCAGCATGGATCACTGAAAGCATAGCTTTGAACAAGCTGCTTGATTATAGGAGGTATCTTTTGTACACGAATCAATCCCGGTTGCAACCAGCCTTGAACTTTCCTATTGCAACCAATGATAAGTCATTTCCAAAAAA GCAGGGCTCTGATGATAGTTCAGTTGATACAAAGGCTGAATTGAAAGTCACAAAAACAGCATCTGATCCCAgatttttagaagaattttaTAACAACTCCAGGTTGCACTTAATATCTACATTAGGGGCTGAGTTTAAGCAGCTAGTGAGTCAACTGAGGGAAAAGTCCTGTGGTCAATTTCTAGGGAGGGAGAAACTTAAAG CCAAATCAGAGTCAAATCTCCCCACGCCCAAATCAGTGGTGATGCACATTGACATGGACTGTTTTTTTGTCTCTGTGGGGCTGAGGAAACATCCAGAACTGAGAGGGCAACCAGTTGCAATCACTCATGCTCGTAGTGGGGTGATAAACTCCAGTGACCCTACACGACAAACAATTAGGGAGCAAGAGTTCGCCCTGTATGAGGAATTATTGCCTGAAG GAACCGCTTCAAGGGTGGCcaacataaaagaaaaaatcgatGGTCTGGCTTCAATGTCCGAAATTGCCAGTTGTAGCTACGAGGCACGAGAATTTGGTATAAAAAACGGCATGTTCATGGGGCAGGCCATTAAGTTATGCCCAAACCTGAAAACTTTACCATACGATTTCGAG GGCTACAAAGAAGTGTCCAATACGCTATATCATACTGTTGCTTCCTATACTTTAGACATCGAGGCTGTGAGTTGCGATGAAATGTACGTAGACGTTAGACAAGTATTACAAGACACAGGTCTTGCAGTCCAAGAATGGGCCACACATATTCGGACTGAAATTATGGATATTACTGGCTGTCCCTGCTCCACAG GCTTCGGAGCGAATAGGCTTCAAGCTAGACTGGCCACCAGGAAAGCGAAGCCGGCAGGTCAATATTATCTCGAACCTGATGATGTAGAGTCCTACATGTCCGAGATTTCTTTGGCAGATTTGCCTGGTGTGGGCAGGGCTACTTTGGCCAAATTGGCGCATTTAGGGTTTAATACTTGCGGGGATTTGCAGCAG AGAGGCTCAGTGCGGTTGTTGCAATCGGAACTCGGAGCTAAGCTAGGAGAGAGAGTTTGGGAGCAAGCTCACGGTCAAGACAGCAAGCCTCTGGATTTCAATCACGAGAGAAAGTCTGTTTCGGCCGAAGTCAATTATG GCATACGTTTCAAAATGAAGGAGGAGTGCTATAACTTTCTACAGAGCTTGTCAGTTGAAGTATTTAGTCGCTTGTCGGAAATCAATATGAAGGCGCGAGGGCTGACTTTAAAGCTATTGGTGCGGGCAGAAGGTGCCCCAGTG GAAACTGCCAAGTTCCTTGGCCATGGAGTCTGCGATGCTATAACAAAGAGCAGtatgtcaaatttattatactcAAACTCGGATATTATTTATAAGGAAGCCAAAGTGATTTATGACAAGTTAAACGTGGCATTTGGGGAGCTGCGTGGGGTAGGGATTCAGTTGACAAAGTTGGAAAAAACTGCACCTATTAATAAG GCTTTAAGCAACTTCCTGAGAGGTGGAGCCTTGAAAAAGGATTCAAATAGCTCTGAAAATGCTTCTTTGAACGTCAAGGTTGTTGTCCCGACTGGTGAAGTCAATACTAGTTCGGCCAAAACTTCCATAAATAAGCTTAAAGGCCGAGGTGCTAAAA aaaaagttgagaaaaaattaattactaacAAGACCATGATGTCCTTTCTAACGACGGCTAAACCTACAGATAACGCTCAGAGCTTAGTAAAAACTTCTTCACATCATCAAGCCCTTCGAGTCGAGTCTTCGAAGAAGCCACATAATTCTTTTATTGATATGGAGGTTTTAAAAGAACTTCCTGATGATATTCGAAGAGAAGTCATGAGGGAATATGGCCTAGAATTAAAGGATTTGAATCCCAAGGAAATCAGCTGTAGGGACATTAATGAAAGTGCAa gCACATCGATAAATGAAGTGACTCCCGCAAAAAATGCGTCTCCTTTCGCAAATAAACCCTGGGAACAGGTAAAAGAGGGCATCAAAATGTGGATTCGAACGGAAGCAGAACCATCATCAGTAGATGCGGAAATGCTTGCCAATTACCTAAAAGATTTAGCATTGGGCCGGCATATTGAAATATTGCAGAGtgcttttaattttctttatag aacTTTTTCAGGTTTAAGTTGTACTTGGCATAAAGTTTATTACGCGCTTGTAAACGGCGTGCAACAAGGCATGGTGGCTCGATATGGTAAAACTTTATACATAGCAAAAAGTGACTTTTCATGCTGTCACAATCAGTAA
- the Ets97D gene encoding DNA-binding protein Ets97D isoform X2 encodes MNKSNAETYFVKINEFRQKVCTSQEDPNKRFILNNEGNMVECLPPKSDQNTIDNSLSAVSDTVTLLNGTSQFEMISLDNNADFEESWINELDSDVLNTTEPTMHSIVQHMDIRQPLSRLRKLIEQKLNINLSSFVFTLQDAQILEDHKNLVDQCVQGEGLVQVNVQVELLTRKINIVDVLKPAKDYIHTEVDEIPVETDKEVVASVDDVQHVVQWQVDVQYKEEQTRLKIPLDPEEWTAVHVRHWLQWAVRQFNLSNIKLSDWNMTGQELFKLTIEDFQKIVPSDPGDIFWTHLELLRQMKLIATLREGAGKSSAKPESKVSLGKSSASGKSPKLKYLPHYGSTLKTFNSPYSTGGNKSGHNSQIQLWQFLLDLLTSKEYRSVIQWTGKDSEFKLTHPEVVAHLWGERKNKPAMNYEKLSRALRYYYDGDMISKVHGKRFVYKFVCDLKQLLGYSAKELANLVKYGNPMIEIA; translated from the exons atgaacaaGTCGAATGCTGAGACATATTTTGTGAAGATCAATGAATTTAGGCAAAAAGTCTGCACTTCGCAAGAGGACCCAAACAAAAG ATTCATTTTGAACAATGAAGGAAACATGGTAGAATGTTTACCGCCGAAGTCAGATCAAAACACTATAGACAATAGTCTCTCAGCTGTTTCTGACACCGTCACTCTTCTTAATGGCACTTCCCAATTTG aaatgaTATCATTGGATAATAATGCTGATTTTGAGGAAAGTTGGATAAATGAACTGGACTCTGATGTATTGAATACAACTGAACCAACCATGCATTCCATAGTTCAGCACATGGATATCCGCCAACCTTTGTCAAGGCTTCGGAAGCTCATTGAACAAAAACTGAACATCAACTTGTCCAGCTTTGTGTTTACTCTTCAGGATGCTcaaatt CTAGAGGATCACAAAAACTTGGTGGATCAGTGCGTGCAAGGAGAGGGTTTAGTTCAAGTAAATGTCCAAGTTGAGTTGTTGACTAGGAAAATCAATATTGTTGATGTTTTAAAGCCTGCCAAAGACTACATTCATACAG AAGTTGATGAGATCCCAGTGGAAACTGATAAAGAGGTGGTTGCATCTGTTGATGATGTGCAACATGTTGTGCAGTGGCAAGTGGATGTACAATACAAAGAGGAGCAGACTCGATTGAAAATCCCTTTAGATCCTGAGGAATG GACAGCTGTGCATGTTCGTCATTGGTTACAATGGGCCGTCAGGCAGTTTAATCTCTCCAATATTAAGCTCAGTGACTGGAACATGACTGGACAAGAGCTTTTTAAATTGACTATTGAGGATTTTCAAAAGATCGTCCCTAGTGACCCTGGAGACATATTTTGGACACATTTGGAGTTATTAAGGCAGATGAAGCTAATTG CTACATTAAGGGAGGGTGCAGGGAAAAGTAGTGCGAAGCCAGAAAGCAAAGTCAGTCTCGGAAAGTCATCTGCTTCTGGCAAAAGCCCTAAG TTAAAATACCTTCCACACTATGGGTCTACCCTTAAGACCTTTAACAGTCCCTATAGCACCGGGGGAAATAAATCAGGTCATAACAGCCAAATCCAACTATGGCAATTTCTTTTGGATTTATTAACGAGTAAAGAGTATCGATCGGTGATACAATGGACTG GCAAAGATTCAGAATTCAAACTCACTCATCCTGAAGTGGTAGCTCATCTCTGGGGTGAACGCAAAAACAAACCCGCAATGAACTACGAAAAGCTCTCTAGGGCTCTACGGTACTACTACGACGGTGATATGATATCGAAAGTTCACGGTAAACGATTCGTTTACAAATTCGTATGCGAtttaaaacaacttttggGCTACAGTGCTAAGGAGTTGGCCAATTTGGTCAAATATGGAAACCCCATGATTGAAATTGCATAA
- the LOC136415213 gene encoding high mobility group protein I-like, with product MSDDAAPSPGKRGRKFAAEKAEIAEKAEPKKRTKKEAAKDEVDEESDGASPPKRGRGRPKGTTKKKAPSKAKPAKKAKATGGRGRGRPKKNKEEEAPTSEEDDVEANDAESDE from the exons atgtctGACGACGCCGCTCCATCTCCAGGCAAAAGAGGCCGCAAGTTTGCCGCTGAGAAGGCCGAAATTGCAGAGAAGGCCGAACCcaaaaaaagaactaaaaag GAGGCCGCCAAAGATGAGGTCGACGAGGAATCTGATGGCGCTTCTCCGCCGAAACGAGGCCGCGGCAGACCAAAGGGTACTACCAAGAAGAAGGCTCCATCGAAGGCCAAGCCTGCTAAAAAAGCCAAGGCAACTG GAGGACGCGGCCGGGGCAGGCCAAAGAAGAATAAAGAAGAGGAAGCTCCAACTTCTGAAGAAGACGACGTTGAAGCCAACGATGCTGAAAGTGATGAATAA
- the Ets97D gene encoding DNA-binding protein Ets97D isoform X1 — protein MNKSNAETYFVKINEFRQKVCTSQEDPNKRFILNNEGNMVECLPPKSDQNTIDNSLSAVSDTVTLLNGTSQFEMISLDNNADFEESWINELDSDVLNTTEPTMHSIVQHMDIRQPLSRLRKLIEQKLNINLSSFVFTLQDAQILEDHKNLVDQCVQGEGLVQVNVQVELLTRKINIVDVLKPAKDYIHTEEVDEIPVETDKEVVASVDDVQHVVQWQVDVQYKEEQTRLKIPLDPEEWTAVHVRHWLQWAVRQFNLSNIKLSDWNMTGQELFKLTIEDFQKIVPSDPGDIFWTHLELLRQMKLIATLREGAGKSSAKPESKVSLGKSSASGKSPKLKYLPHYGSTLKTFNSPYSTGGNKSGHNSQIQLWQFLLDLLTSKEYRSVIQWTGKDSEFKLTHPEVVAHLWGERKNKPAMNYEKLSRALRYYYDGDMISKVHGKRFVYKFVCDLKQLLGYSAKELANLVKYGNPMIEIA, from the exons atgaacaaGTCGAATGCTGAGACATATTTTGTGAAGATCAATGAATTTAGGCAAAAAGTCTGCACTTCGCAAGAGGACCCAAACAAAAG ATTCATTTTGAACAATGAAGGAAACATGGTAGAATGTTTACCGCCGAAGTCAGATCAAAACACTATAGACAATAGTCTCTCAGCTGTTTCTGACACCGTCACTCTTCTTAATGGCACTTCCCAATTTG aaatgaTATCATTGGATAATAATGCTGATTTTGAGGAAAGTTGGATAAATGAACTGGACTCTGATGTATTGAATACAACTGAACCAACCATGCATTCCATAGTTCAGCACATGGATATCCGCCAACCTTTGTCAAGGCTTCGGAAGCTCATTGAACAAAAACTGAACATCAACTTGTCCAGCTTTGTGTTTACTCTTCAGGATGCTcaaatt CTAGAGGATCACAAAAACTTGGTGGATCAGTGCGTGCAAGGAGAGGGTTTAGTTCAAGTAAATGTCCAAGTTGAGTTGTTGACTAGGAAAATCAATATTGTTGATGTTTTAAAGCCTGCCAAAGACTACATTCATACAG AAGAAGTTGATGAGATCCCAGTGGAAACTGATAAAGAGGTGGTTGCATCTGTTGATGATGTGCAACATGTTGTGCAGTGGCAAGTGGATGTACAATACAAAGAGGAGCAGACTCGATTGAAAATCCCTTTAGATCCTGAGGAATG GACAGCTGTGCATGTTCGTCATTGGTTACAATGGGCCGTCAGGCAGTTTAATCTCTCCAATATTAAGCTCAGTGACTGGAACATGACTGGACAAGAGCTTTTTAAATTGACTATTGAGGATTTTCAAAAGATCGTCCCTAGTGACCCTGGAGACATATTTTGGACACATTTGGAGTTATTAAGGCAGATGAAGCTAATTG CTACATTAAGGGAGGGTGCAGGGAAAAGTAGTGCGAAGCCAGAAAGCAAAGTCAGTCTCGGAAAGTCATCTGCTTCTGGCAAAAGCCCTAAG TTAAAATACCTTCCACACTATGGGTCTACCCTTAAGACCTTTAACAGTCCCTATAGCACCGGGGGAAATAAATCAGGTCATAACAGCCAAATCCAACTATGGCAATTTCTTTTGGATTTATTAACGAGTAAAGAGTATCGATCGGTGATACAATGGACTG GCAAAGATTCAGAATTCAAACTCACTCATCCTGAAGTGGTAGCTCATCTCTGGGGTGAACGCAAAAACAAACCCGCAATGAACTACGAAAAGCTCTCTAGGGCTCTACGGTACTACTACGACGGTGATATGATATCGAAAGTTCACGGTAAACGATTCGTTTACAAATTCGTATGCGAtttaaaacaacttttggGCTACAGTGCTAAGGAGTTGGCCAATTTGGTCAAATATGGAAACCCCATGATTGAAATTGCATAA
- the Mer gene encoding merlin, with translation MIDKMTPFRRKKCGKSFPVKVCTLDAELEFNLEWRATGRDLFELVCRTIGLRETWYFGLQYEDSKGFISWLKLDKKVQDQSIQKNHQTASFMFLAKFYPEEVAEELVQEVTQHLFFLQVKQAILSMDIYCPPEASVLLASYAVQAKFGDFDEDTYKPGMLASEDLLPQRVIDQYQMTLEMWEERIRVWYADHRGMSRDEAEMEYLKIAQDLDMYGVNYFPIQNKKETELWLGVTALGLNIYEKENKLQPKTTFTWSEIRHISFDDKKFIIKPVDKNSPNFVFFSHKVRMNKLILDLCMGNHDLFMRRRKPDSMELQQMKAAAKEEKQRRQVQRNRLAREKQLREEAERDRANMEQRLLQYQEEIRLANEALRRSEETAELLAEKSRVAEEEATLLSQKAAEAEQEITRLRLTAMKKDEEKVTLERKTREAELLTARLVEESERRAAEANKLKDELLKARAAEKQAKEKLLDFLSRGTLSGSTPTSPISSVATLYSAPLSPNNLHSELSLLETETSTSPDFNLNSYDLIAHGDADQLSLEIEKERVEYLEKSKHLQSQLRELRSEIAILKVTEKASEFDQLHDEQVKLGENKYSTLKKSKSGSTKSRVAFFEEL, from the exons atgatCGACAAAATGACTCCGTTTCGAAGGAAAAAATGCGGGAAATCTTTTCCGGTGAAAGTGTGCACATTGGACGCCGAATTAGAGTTCAATCTGGAG TGGCGCGCCACAGGACGAGATCTTTTCGAGCTAGTTTGTAGGACTATTGGTCTACGAGAAACCTGGTATTTTGGTTTGCAATATGAAGACTCCAAGGGGTTCATCTCCTGGCTAAAACTAGATAAGAAAG TTCAAGACCAAAGCATTCAAAAGAATCACCAAACGGCCTCCTTCATGTTCCTAGCTAAATTTTACCCTGAAGAAGTAGCAGAAGAGCTTGTGCAGGAGGTCACTCAGCATTTGTTCTTTTTGCAAGTGAAGCAGGCCATTTTATCCATGGACATTTACTGTCCCCCTGAGGCTTCAGTATTATTAGCTAGTTATGCAGTTCAAGCCAAG TTTGGTGACTTTGATGAAGACACTTATAAACCAGGCATGTTGGCTAGTGAAGATTTGTTACCTCAAAGGGTCATAGATCAATATCAGATGACCCTGGAGATGTGGGAGGAGAGGATAAGGGTTTGGTATGCTGATCATAGag GAATGTCTAGAGATGAAGCTGAAATGGAGTACCTTAAAATTGCACAAGATTTAGATATGTATGGGGTCAACTATTTCCCTATACAG AATAAAAAAGAGACTGAATTATGGTTGGGAGTGACTGCTCTGGGGCTTAATATTTATGAGAAAGAGAACAAATTGCAGCCAAAAACTACATTCACCTGGAGTGAAATAAGACACATCAGTTTTGACGACaagaaattcattattaaaccGGTGGACAAGAACTCAccgaattttgttttctttagcCACAAAGTTAGAATGAACAAACTG attttagatttatgtatGGGTAATCATGATCTTTTCATGAGAAGGAGAAAACCTGATTCGATGGAATTGCAGCAGATGAAAGCGGCAGCTAAAGAAGAAAAGCAAAGAAGACAAGTGCAAAGGAATAG ATTAGCTCGAGAGAAACAACTAAGGGAAGAAGCTGAGAGGGATAGAGCTAATATGGAGCAAAGGCTGCTACAATATCAAGAGGAGATTAGATTAGCCAACGAAGCATTG CGGAGATCTGAAGAGACTGCTGAGCTACTAGCGGAAAAAAGTCGAGTTGCCGAAGAGGAGGCTACTTTATTGAGCCAAAAAGCCGCAGAAGCAGAGCAAGAAATTACTAGATTGAGACTGACTGCCATGAAAAAAGATGAAGAGAAG GTAACACTAGAGAGGAAGACTCGCGAGGCGGAACTTCTAACCGCTCGCCTTGTGGAAGAGTCGGAGAGACGGGCCGCCGAGGCCAATAAGCTCAAAGACGAACTACTGAAAGCGCGGGCCGCTGAGAAACAAGCCAAAGAGAAACTGCTGGATTTTTTAAGTCGCGGCACCTTGTCTGGGTCTACGCCCACGTCGCCTATCTCA TCTGTTGCTACTTTATACTCCGCTCCTTTGTCACCAAACAATCTCCACTCTGAGCTCTCTCTATTGGAGACCGAGACGAGTACGTCGCCAGACTTTAACTTGAATTCCTACGACCTCATTGCACATGGCGATGCCGATCAACTCTCCTTGGAGATTGAGAAAGAAAG agtGGAGTATCTGGAGAAGTCCAAGCACCTACAGAGTCAGCTGCGAGAACTTCGGTCGGAGATCGCCATCCTCAAGGTAACAGAAAAGGCCTCCGAATTCGATCAACTACACGACGAACAAGTAAAATTGGGTGAAAACAAGTACTCTACTTTGAAGAAAAGTAAGAGTGGCAGCACTAAAAGCCGGGTAGCATTTTTCGAGGAATTGTAA